In Primulina eburnea isolate SZY01 chromosome 14, ASM2296580v1, whole genome shotgun sequence, the following proteins share a genomic window:
- the LOC140812708 gene encoding chalcone synthase, translating to MVTVEDIRCAQRAEGPATILAIGTATPPNCVDQSTYPDYYFRITDSEHKEDLKEKFKRMCEKSMIRKRYMYLTEEFLKENPNICAYMAPSLDARQDIVVVEVPKLGKEAAQKAIKEWGQPKSKITHVIFCTTSGVDMPGADYQLTKLLGLRSSVKRFMMYQQGCFAGGTVLRMAKDLAENNAGARVLVVCSEITAVTFRGPSESHLDSLVGQALFGDGAAAVIVGSDPVVGVERPLFQLVSAAQTILPDSHGAIDGHLREVGLTFHLLKDVPSLISENIEKSLREAFDPLGISDWNSIFWIAHPGGPAILDQVEMKLSLNPGKLRSTRHVLSEYGNMSSACVLFILDEMRKASTKEGQSSTGEGLDWGVLFGFGPGLTVETVVLHSVPIN from the exons ATGGTGACCGTGGAAGACATTCGTTGCGCACAACGGGCGGAGGGACCTGCCACTATCTTGGCGATTGGGACTGCGACTCCGCCGAATTGTGTCGATCAGAGCACGTATCCCGATTACTACTTCCGCATCACCGACAGCGAACATAAGGAGGATctgaaagaaaaatttaaacgCATGT GCGAGAAGTCGATGATAAGGAAACGTTACATGTATTTGACAGAAGAATTCTTGAAAGAGAACCCTAATATCTGCGCATACATGGCGCCATCTCTCGACGCTAGGCAAGATATTGTGGTGGTAGAGGTCCCCAAACTTGGAAAAGAAGCTGCCCAAAAGGCGATCAAAGAGTGGGGGCAGCCAAAATCTAAGATCACTCACGTGATATTCTGTACGACCAGCGGAGTCGACATGCCCGGAGCCGATTACCAGCTCACGAAGCTACTCGGCCTTCGCTCCTCCGTTAAACGCTTCATGATGTATCAACAGGGCTGTTTCGCTGGCGGCACGGTACTTCGCATGGCTAAAGACCTGGCGGAGAATAATGCCGGTGCACGAGTTCTCGTAGTATGCTCGGAAATTACCGCGGTGACCTTCAGAGGACCGAGCGAGAGTCATTTGGATAGTTTGGTGGGACAAGCATTGTTTGGAGATGGTGCTGCGGCGGTGATTGTGGGGTCCGACCCGGTTGTCGGGGTCGAGCGGCCGTTGTTCCAACTTGTGTCCGCGGCACAGACCATATTGCCCGATAGTCATGGAGCCATCGATGGGCATTTACGTGAAGTGGGATTGACTTTCCATCTTTTGAAAGATGTCCCATCTTTGATTTCTGAAAATATCGAGAAAAGCTTGAGAGAAGCATTCGATCCATTAGGTATCTCGGATTGGAACTCCATTTTTTGGATCGCGCATCCGGGAGGGCCCGCGATCTTGGATCAGGTTGAGATGAAACTATCCCTAAATCCCGGAAAGCTCCGGTCGACTCGGCATGTGTTGAGCGAGTATGGGAATATGTCTAGTGCATGTGTGCTGTTCATATTGGATGAGATGAGGAAGGCGTCGACGAAGGAGGGGCAGAGCTCGACAGGAGAGGGGCTCGACTGGGGGGTGCTATTTGGATTCGGACCCGGTCTCACCGTCGAGACGGTGGTTTTGCACAGTGTTCCAATCAATTGA
- the LOC140813030 gene encoding NADH dehydrogenase [ubiquinone] 1 alpha subcomplex subunit 13-B → MTEAMIRKKAGMASVKDMPLLQDGPPPGGFAPVRFARRIPSKGPSAMATFGVFSWGMYQVGKGNKIRRELKEEKYAARRAILPILQAEEDERFVNEWKKYLEEEARIMKDVPGWKVGESVYNSGKWMPPATGELRPDIW, encoded by the exons ATGACGGAGGCGATGATAAGAAAGAAGGCGGGGATGGCGAGCGTGAAGGATATGCCCTTACTTCAGGACGGTCCGCCTCCGGGAGGGTTCGCGCCGGTCCGATTTGCTCGGCGGATTCCGAGTAAAGGTCCTAGCGCAATGGCCACTTTCGGTGTTTTCTCTTGGGGCATGTACCAGGTCGGCAAAGGCAACAAGATCCGCAG GGAATTGAAAGAAGAGAAATATGCTGCACGAAGGGCTATACTGCCAATACTTCAAGCTGAAGAAGATGAAAG ATTCGTCAATGAATGGAAGAAGTATCTCGAGGAAGAGGCCAGAATCATGAAAGATGTACCAGGTTGGAAAGTGGGTGAAAGTGTCTACAACTCTGGAAAATGGATGCCTCCTGCAACAGGCGAGCTCCGCCCTGATATCTGGTGA
- the LOC140811308 gene encoding uncharacterized protein — protein sequence MRKAHIPRISKVRGLSKLAAYSLSVMDYKRTRITRNDLGDHVWVFHFTEAAPMYWRNLDSYWKGSGTPMRRYFHLDGSITADPDDVVWGGHESCYTVVTGLLEDGTIREHYVRINRWPRLSVKRKDDGSWELSNLLYCYTSVPDADREDTTGPPFPVF from the exons ATGAGGAAGGCACACATACCTCGCATATCAAAAGTTCGAGGACTGTCAAAGTTGGCAGCTTACTCACTGTCTGTCATGGATTATAAACGA ACCAGAATAACTCGGAATGATCTGGGTGATCATGTATGGGTATTTCATTTTACTGAG GCAGCTCCCATGTACTGGCGAAACCTGGACTCCTACTGGAAAGGCTCTGGAACTCCAATGCGTCGATACTTCCATCTCGATGGAAGCATAACTGCCGATCCGGACGACGTGGTGTGGGGTGGCCATGAATCTTGCTACACCGTTGTCACAGGTTTGCTGGAGGATGGGACGATAAGGGAACACTACGTAAGAATAAACAGATGGCCACGGCTGTCTGTTAAGAGAAAAGATGACGGGAGCTGGGAACTCTCCAACCTTCTATACTGCTACACGAGCGTACCTGATGCTGATAGAGAAGATACCACTGGCCCTCCATTTCCCGTCTTCTGA
- the LOC140812301 gene encoding uncharacterized protein isoform X1, whose protein sequence is MSHPKFGESDKHGKKKAKTWDLEDIPSSFRSSPSPSWHGMENIPDGGIEDSGDISAWKQVEDGGEEEEFDPLMVFGSGVMMIILNKLDARSLAQARLVSRDWCAVASSDKIWAPKDYDSPFWGTMSRPRGIGHQFEDSNLVVYVSNRRMCTMNP, encoded by the exons ATGTCCCACCCGAAGTTCGGTGAATCTGATAAACATGGCAAGAAAAAGGCCAAGACTTGGGATTTGGAAGATATCCCTTCGAGTTTTCGTTCTTCTCCATCTCCTTCATGGCATGGAATGGAGAACATCCCTGATGGAGGAATTGAGGATTCTGGTGATATAAGTGCATGGAAGCAGGTGGAGGACGGAGGAGAGGAGGAGGAGTTCGACCCATTGATGGTGTTTGGTTCAGGAGTCATGATGATTATATTGAACAAACTTGACGCACGCAGTTTGGCACAAGCTCGTTTGGTTTCTCGTGATTGGTGTGCTGTTGCTTCCAGCGATAAAATTTGGGCGCCCAAG GATTATGATTCACCATTTTGGGGAACGATGTCTCGACCACGAGGGATTGGCCACCAATTTGAAGATTCGAATTTGGTGGTGTACGTGAGCAATAGAAGGATGTGTACAATGAATCCCTGA
- the LOC140812301 gene encoding uncharacterized protein isoform X2, with the protein MSHPKFGESDKHGKKKAKTWDLEDIPSSFRSSPSPSWHGMENIPDGGIEDSGDISAWKQVEDGGEEEEFDPLMVFGSGVMMIILNKLDARSLAQARLVSRDWCAVASSDKIWAPKDLFHMFVQKWHIKWLSNPNLSSAFLYGGL; encoded by the exons ATGTCCCACCCGAAGTTCGGTGAATCTGATAAACATGGCAAGAAAAAGGCCAAGACTTGGGATTTGGAAGATATCCCTTCGAGTTTTCGTTCTTCTCCATCTCCTTCATGGCATGGAATGGAGAACATCCCTGATGGAGGAATTGAGGATTCTGGTGATATAAGTGCATGGAAGCAGGTGGAGGACGGAGGAGAGGAGGAGGAGTTCGACCCATTGATGGTGTTTGGTTCAGGAGTCATGATGATTATATTGAACAAACTTGACGCACGCAGTTTGGCACAAGCTCGTTTGGTTTCTCGTGATTGGTGTGCTGTTGCTTCCAGCGATAAAATTTGGGCGCCCAAG GATCTTTTTCATATGTTTGTTCAGAAATGGCATATTAAATGGTTATCCAATCCAAATTTATCTTCTGCTTTTCTGTATGGAGGATTATGA